In a genomic window of Thiosocius teredinicola:
- a CDS encoding efflux transporter outer membrane subunit — protein sequence MFAFTGAGCKSVAGPDYKSPDAPQKADWVGGTELADIAAAKKAIEPNWWHGFSDPYLNQLIDRAIDGDFNLKILALRLEQAGLGIEDAENLRKPTVNFQAGGSFQKQSGQASTESYTQSTGLNWELDIWGKAKKAVNAKEAEYKASEADWRAAYLTLVSSVATRYFEILQFDEQIRNQAATLEHNEKLLRIYTAQLREGLVPESRLLSQRAEINTLQRDRLELERQRREAEFTLATLIGVPAGSVKVPGGRLTDKVKILDIPAGLPSELLKRRPDILSKEYRVLAAHNLLGEARLAQLPKISLTASAGSASNMLSSLLKTWTFGLAPSISIPIFDPSIKTNIKSKTVDMKVAEEEYRSTVVKAYEEVETALLNVSYRKQQKEELRKQIANLRVVRNVQYAQLEEGLVSQLEVFETDRSLLGAQQSLLTTHQQILADMVNLYKALGGGWPAEVVSQE from the coding sequence TTGTTTGCCTTCACCGGTGCAGGCTGCAAGTCGGTCGCGGGTCCTGATTACAAATCTCCGGATGCACCGCAGAAGGCGGACTGGGTCGGCGGCACCGAGCTTGCCGATATCGCGGCGGCCAAGAAAGCCATAGAACCGAACTGGTGGCATGGCTTTTCCGATCCCTACCTCAATCAGCTCATTGATCGCGCGATCGATGGCGATTTCAATCTCAAAATCCTCGCCCTGCGCCTCGAACAGGCAGGTCTCGGGATCGAAGATGCCGAGAACTTGCGCAAACCGACCGTCAACTTTCAGGCAGGCGGTAGTTTTCAGAAGCAGTCAGGGCAGGCATCTACCGAGTCATACACGCAGTCGACCGGCCTGAACTGGGAACTGGATATCTGGGGCAAGGCCAAGAAAGCCGTCAATGCCAAAGAAGCCGAGTACAAGGCCTCCGAAGCCGACTGGCGTGCGGCCTACCTGACCCTGGTGTCGAGTGTCGCGACCCGTTACTTCGAGATACTGCAGTTCGACGAACAGATCCGTAATCAGGCTGCGACCCTCGAACACAACGAAAAGCTGCTGCGTATCTACACGGCCCAACTGCGCGAAGGCCTGGTGCCGGAATCGCGCCTGTTGTCGCAACGCGCAGAGATCAACACGTTGCAACGCGACCGATTGGAACTCGAACGGCAACGCCGTGAAGCGGAGTTCACGCTGGCGACATTGATCGGTGTGCCGGCCGGTTCGGTGAAAGTGCCCGGTGGCCGCCTCACCGACAAGGTGAAGATTCTCGACATCCCGGCGGGGCTGCCGTCGGAACTGCTCAAGCGTCGTCCCGATATTCTGTCCAAGGAGTATCGCGTGTTGGCAGCGCACAACCTGCTTGGTGAAGCGCGCTTGGCGCAGCTCCCGAAAATCTCGCTGACAGCTTCGGCCGGCAGTGCGTCGAACATGCTTTCGAGCCTGCTGAAAACCTGGACCTTCGGCCTGGCACCGTCGATCAGCATCCCTATCTTCGACCCCAGCATCAAGACCAACATCAAGTCCAAGACGGTCGATATGAAGGTTGCAGAAGAGGAATATCGCAGTACGGTGGTCAAGGCCTACGAAGAGGTCGAGACCGCGTTATTGAACGTGTCTTATCGCAAACAGCAGAAAGAAGAACTGCGCAAACAGATTGCGAACCTGCGGGTTGTGCGCAATGTGCAATATGCCCAGCTCGAAGAAGGTCTTGTTTCACAGCTTGAAGTGTTCGAAACGGATCGATCCCTGTTGGGCGCGCAACAAAGCCTGTTGACCACGCACCAGCAGATCCTGGCGGACATGGTCAACCTGTACAAAGCCCTGGGTGGCGGCTGGCCCGCGGAAGTCGTTAGTCAGGAATAA
- a CDS encoding DUF1266 domain-containing protein, with protein MLQNHPGETHFPVRPLGLLAAFEYLPRAQELGGRVLVAAAIVLVASGLVLFGILSDAPEPPAWGLPTVATFGGTAIVCLLGVYLLAHRAASAPAREQQTYYSLGNVPYPLDDEKRAALQLDGVNAERSWAETLEFWPSAARFERDAPVFRTFKLATREEMKLGLENDWRILSTMAYRSTVDQLRAGVHSRQFIETAFGPEGDAMLNRVANLTELPLATVETTLKAAGDRPAQLIWAWDLWRIIPLSRKAFMAGLITEEEAWREMLKASSAVHALFDDLHAYHENQRIGHAFWANNFAAAQARRKQLDAFEKNELQRPICELGWIKHPADTLHTLITPVSNADYVDAIDDSRLLH; from the coding sequence ATGTTGCAAAACCACCCTGGCGAGACTCATTTTCCCGTTCGCCCGCTTGGGCTGCTCGCAGCCTTCGAATACCTACCGCGCGCTCAAGAACTCGGCGGGCGCGTACTCGTTGCAGCAGCGATCGTTCTTGTGGCTTCAGGCCTTGTACTATTTGGCATTCTCTCCGATGCTCCCGAGCCACCCGCCTGGGGGCTACCCACAGTAGCCACATTCGGCGGCACAGCGATTGTGTGCTTGCTGGGAGTCTATTTGCTAGCCCATCGTGCGGCTTCGGCACCAGCACGAGAACAGCAGACCTATTATTCGCTTGGCAACGTTCCCTACCCGTTGGACGATGAGAAGAGGGCAGCCTTACAACTCGACGGTGTAAACGCAGAACGGAGTTGGGCAGAGACGCTCGAGTTTTGGCCATCTGCGGCGCGCTTTGAGCGCGACGCTCCCGTGTTTCGCACCTTCAAATTAGCGACACGTGAGGAAATGAAACTTGGCCTTGAAAATGACTGGCGTATTTTATCTACGATGGCATATCGCTCGACTGTCGATCAACTGCGTGCAGGTGTGCACTCGCGACAGTTCATCGAAACGGCTTTTGGTCCGGAAGGAGACGCGATGTTGAATCGGGTCGCAAATCTCACCGAGCTGCCGTTAGCGACCGTCGAGACAACGCTTAAAGCAGCTGGTGACCGGCCGGCCCAGTTGATATGGGCATGGGATCTATGGCGCATTATCCCACTTTCACGCAAGGCCTTCATGGCTGGACTAATCACTGAGGAAGAGGCTTGGCGCGAAATGTTAAAGGCAAGCAGTGCGGTACATGCACTGTTCGATGATCTACACGCTTATCATGAAAACCAGCGGATAGGCCACGCGTTCTGGGCGAACAACTTTGCTGCCGCTCAGGCACGGCGTAAACAACTTGATGCGTTCGAAAAGAATGAACTCCAAAGACCCATTTGTGAGCTCGGGTGGATAAAGCACCCGGCAGATACGCTGCACACGCTGATCACACCAGTGTCTAATGCTGACTACGTAGATGCGATCGACGATAGCCGCCTGCTGCACTGA
- a CDS encoding DUF1266 domain-containing protein has translation MTDTLDTIIKIIAGLTVGAVIFAGSRWWDIRRARAALKRADADELGWFSRIPHKHNRNLTRQLSVGAILSESNLFPVNVIDPCKPKAEMQDWLRGAWNVNGPSEAMMQIQALLDGTHVYLFDEILQQSTVMDEHQLREYLSGDHGPQGVAEINEFVDNFVNGQATFRNAGYLEANAAGELTTYGFDLGRAVTVTRVAVGAGYLSEEEARPLIEKAASICTQHFASWNEFARSFVLGRGIWGGVDDPNFNNMQEIANYWLTASASPWNVEGWLASGSSSPVAQRG, from the coding sequence ATGACAGATACGCTGGATACCATTATTAAAATTATCGCCGGCTTGACAGTCGGCGCAGTGATTTTTGCTGGGTCTCGTTGGTGGGATATCCGACGAGCGCGCGCAGCACTAAAGCGCGCTGATGCCGACGAGTTGGGTTGGTTTAGCCGAATCCCACACAAGCATAATCGCAACCTAACGAGACAACTGAGTGTTGGCGCCATCCTCAGCGAGTCAAACCTGTTTCCTGTTAATGTCATAGATCCCTGCAAGCCCAAAGCGGAAATGCAGGATTGGTTACGTGGCGCGTGGAATGTTAACGGTCCGTCGGAAGCGATGATGCAGATCCAGGCGCTGCTCGACGGTACGCACGTGTATCTGTTTGATGAGATTTTGCAGCAGTCAACAGTGATGGATGAACATCAGCTACGCGAATATTTGTCTGGAGATCACGGGCCTCAAGGCGTCGCGGAAATCAATGAGTTCGTGGACAATTTTGTGAATGGACAGGCCACATTCCGCAATGCAGGTTACCTCGAAGCCAATGCGGCTGGTGAGCTGACGACATACGGATTCGATCTGGGGCGCGCCGTTACGGTGACACGAGTAGCGGTAGGCGCAGGCTATCTGTCAGAAGAAGAAGCCCGGCCTTTGATCGAGAAAGCAGCGAGTATCTGTACGCAACACTTCGCTTCCTGGAACGAATTCGCGCGTAGTTTCGTGCTGGGTCGCGGAATATGGGGGGGAGTTGACGACCCTAACTTCAACAATATGCAAGAGATTGCGAACTACTGGCTCACAGCCTCGGCAAGCCCATGGAATGTTGAAGGTTGGCTTGCATCCGGTAGTTCGTCGCCTGTGGCCCAACGTGGCTGA
- a CDS encoding ankyrin repeat domain-containing protein, with translation MKPNINELLTNIAYGDREEIVATFDGMDCSFTDAKGQNVLFPAIAKKRGLTAFFLDRGAGMDQQNIDGNTPLHLAAANMDIDSARVLLERGADVTLENKHGNQVLWAALMEAIKVVNLPQGYELLEMLLAHGAERDHRNHADMTPRFFVESNVRDARIRAMFLT, from the coding sequence ATGAAGCCCAACATAAACGAACTGCTAACCAACATCGCCTATGGCGACCGCGAGGAAATCGTCGCAACCTTCGACGGAATGGATTGCAGCTTTACGGACGCCAAGGGACAGAACGTGCTGTTCCCGGCCATCGCCAAGAAGCGCGGTCTGACGGCATTCTTCCTCGATCGCGGCGCGGGGATGGATCAGCAGAACATCGACGGCAACACGCCGCTGCACCTGGCCGCGGCCAACATGGACATCGACTCCGCTCGCGTGCTTCTGGAGCGTGGGGCGGACGTCACGCTTGAAAACAAGCACGGCAACCAGGTGCTCTGGGCCGCGTTGATGGAGGCGATCAAGGTGGTGAACCTCCCCCAGGGGTACGAGCTTCTAGAGATGCTTCTTGCCCATGGAGCGGAACGGGATCACCGCAACCATGCCGACATGACGCCCCGCTTCTTCGTCGAAAGCAACGTGCGCGACGCGCGAATCCGCGCTATGTTCCTTACCTGA
- a CDS encoding GH-E family nuclease has protein sequence MPERRELHRRYMDGEITKRQFLEEIRNPGNYHPEDPPANRSHEFMEDW, from the coding sequence GTGCCGGAACGCCGCGAACTCCACCGTCGCTACATGGACGGAGAGATCACGAAGCGGCAGTTTCTCGAGGAAATTCGGAACCCGGGCAACTACCATCCCGAAGATCCGCCCGCTAACAGGAGTCACGAATTCATGGAGGACTGGTGA
- a CDS encoding DUF7716 domain-containing protein — MSKNTGLSGLSDHTRHGDLNAPVPAPLASDPERSNGEWGMSDDLMDLRTVLENATSLTWSDALFMPPDRPRSLDTPCIVHDTDDIEDDDLDLPNVAISHAFNYVIGIQTVQSIVENAQLQKADASIDDLFNAFEYYLSHDAFITF; from the coding sequence GTGAGCAAAAATACTGGACTATCTGGCCTCTCTGATCACACGCGGCATGGTGACCTGAACGCCCCGGTTCCGGCGCCCCTTGCATCCGATCCGGAGCGGTCCAACGGAGAATGGGGCATGTCGGATGATTTGATGGATTTGCGGACTGTTTTGGAGAATGCCACCAGCTTGACTTGGTCCGACGCGCTCTTCATGCCACCCGACCGTCCCCGGTCGCTTGACACGCCCTGCATCGTGCATGATACCGACGACATTGAAGACGATGATCTGGATCTGCCCAATGTCGCCATTTCGCATGCGTTCAACTACGTCATTGGCATCCAGACAGTGCAGAGTATTGTTGAGAACGCCCAGCTACAGAAGGCCGATGCCTCGATCGACGATCTGTTCAATGCGTTCGAATACTACCTAAGCCACGACGCGTTCATTACTTTCTGA
- a CDS encoding glycerophosphodiester phosphodiesterase family protein codes for MRLKLTLLAVSASLCASALAFDRDWKPSKHTKPHHTPRHADSVQLGPRPFFLVDNMDDSQLKDALEQCKDGPFYKTDFSIGHRGAALQFPEHTKESYIAGARMGAGIVECDVTFTKDRELVCRHSQCDLHTTTNILLTPLAEKCSVPFSPYGTEVDENGEPLPASAMCCTSDITLDEFKSLKGKMDASNPLATTVEEYVGGTADWRTDLYAGTDKLNSLGTLMSHKESIELFKELDVKMTPELKTPSVEMPYDGEYTQQEYAQQMIDEYKEAGVSPRDVYAQSFNFEDVVYWIQNEPRFGKQAVYLDDSYETMEAEAFEELMGSRRALRSYMQEISNSGVRIIAPPMWMLLTTTDDGEIVPSLYARMAKRTGLKIITWTLERSNLTDGGGDWYHQTTVGAVEKPGDKFKALDALAKKVGVIGVFSDWPATVTYYASCKGLR; via the coding sequence ATGCGTTTGAAACTCACCCTATTGGCGGTGTCCGCATCGCTGTGCGCCAGTGCGCTGGCATTCGACCGCGACTGGAAGCCGAGCAAGCACACCAAGCCGCACCATACTCCGCGGCACGCTGATAGCGTTCAGCTCGGTCCGCGTCCGTTCTTTCTGGTCGACAACATGGACGATTCTCAACTGAAGGATGCGCTCGAGCAGTGCAAGGACGGACCTTTCTACAAGACCGATTTTTCGATTGGGCACCGCGGCGCGGCGCTGCAGTTCCCCGAGCACACCAAAGAGTCTTACATCGCCGGCGCGCGCATGGGTGCAGGTATCGTCGAATGCGATGTCACCTTTACCAAGGACCGCGAGTTGGTGTGCCGCCATTCGCAGTGCGATCTGCATACCACGACCAACATCCTGCTGACCCCGCTGGCCGAAAAATGCTCCGTGCCTTTTTCCCCTTACGGCACCGAGGTCGACGAAAATGGTGAACCACTGCCTGCCAGCGCCATGTGCTGCACCAGCGATATCACGCTCGACGAGTTCAAGTCCCTGAAGGGAAAGATGGACGCTTCGAACCCGCTGGCGACAACGGTTGAAGAGTATGTCGGCGGCACCGCCGATTGGCGCACCGATCTGTATGCCGGAACCGACAAGCTCAACAGTCTCGGGACGCTGATGTCGCACAAGGAAAGCATCGAGTTGTTCAAGGAACTGGACGTGAAGATGACACCCGAGCTCAAGACGCCAAGTGTAGAGATGCCCTACGACGGCGAATACACACAACAAGAATACGCGCAGCAGATGATCGATGAATACAAAGAGGCCGGTGTGTCGCCGCGCGATGTGTATGCGCAATCGTTCAATTTCGAAGACGTGGTGTACTGGATTCAGAACGAGCCGCGCTTCGGCAAACAGGCCGTTTACCTCGACGACTCTTACGAGACGATGGAGGCAGAGGCGTTCGAAGAGTTGATGGGTAGCCGCCGCGCGTTGCGAAGCTACATGCAGGAGATCAGCAATTCCGGTGTGCGCATCATCGCGCCGCCGATGTGGATGCTGCTGACGACGACCGACGATGGTGAGATCGTTCCGTCGCTGTATGCGCGCATGGCCAAGCGTACCGGCTTGAAGATCATCACCTGGACGCTGGAGCGTTCGAACCTGACCGATGGTGGCGGAGACTGGTACCACCAGACGACGGTCGGTGCAGTGGAGAAACCGGGCGACAAGTTCAAGGCGCTCGATGCGCTGGCGAAGAAGGTCGGCGTCATCGGTGTGTTCAGTGATTGGCCGGCCACGGTCACCTATTACGCCAGCTGCAAAGGGTTGCGTTGA
- a CDS encoding PilZ domain-containing protein yields MIDYSEKRNFIRMPMNCPISMLTTGKDEADYGQLLDLSASGMRFISPRELDRGDRLQIGVRPMRPITPPLEAEIEVVRCTERSDGFDIAASIVELQPPAYDDTNTLPI; encoded by the coding sequence ATGATCGATTATTCGGAAAAACGGAACTTCATCCGTATGCCGATGAACTGCCCGATATCGATGCTGACGACCGGAAAGGACGAAGCAGACTATGGGCAATTGCTGGACCTGAGCGCCAGCGGCATGCGTTTCATCAGCCCGCGCGAACTCGACCGCGGCGATCGCCTGCAGATCGGCGTCAGACCAATGCGCCCGATCACCCCACCGCTCGAGGCCGAGATCGAAGTGGTGAGGTGCACCGAACGCAGCGACGGCTTCGATATAGCCGCATCGATCGTCGAATTGCAGCCACCGGCCTACGACGACACAAACACGCTACCCATCTGA
- a CDS encoding tellurite resistance TerB family protein, whose amino-acid sequence MLNKLKSFFTTEPEASQDNDAALHLAAAVLLIEVAKSDHSLDKLELDQLRGVLQKEWGLSDADLADLVDVARDKAEQHTSLHQQIDLINGNFDMPRKLALMEGLWGVACADGQIHHYEELLIRRLADLMYVSHSDFIRTKHLALDARGTD is encoded by the coding sequence ATGCTGAACAAACTCAAAAGCTTTTTCACGACCGAGCCCGAAGCATCGCAAGACAACGATGCTGCGTTACACCTTGCGGCCGCGGTACTGCTGATCGAGGTCGCCAAATCCGACCATTCGCTGGATAAACTCGAGCTCGACCAACTCAGGGGGGTGCTGCAGAAGGAATGGGGTCTGAGCGATGCCGACCTTGCAGACTTGGTCGACGTCGCGCGCGACAAGGCCGAACAGCACACCTCGCTGCACCAGCAGATCGACCTGATCAACGGCAACTTCGATATGCCGCGCAAGCTCGCTTTGATGGAAGGGCTGTGGGGTGTCGCCTGCGCCGACGGCCAGATTCACCACTACGAAGAACTGCTGATACGCCGCCTGGCCGATCTGATGTATGTGTCGCACTCCGATTTCATCCGCACCAAGCACCTGGCGCTCGACGCGCGCGGCACGGATTGA
- a CDS encoding LutC/YkgG family protein, which translates to MSKTRDAILRRLRDNRPTDQPLPSPYRKPLGWDSEQRIASFTERMRAVRGDVYRTTPADWARTAAKLCEERGLKQALVGHGPIADQFVADASDSVDIRRYAQPVEEWKPTLFRAVDVAVTGCRAGLAESGSLVLWPDRNEPRLMSLVPPVHIAVLDATRLYENFAEMLAVEQWAAGGMPTNALLISGPSKTADIEQTLAYGIHGPKSLITLIVE; encoded by the coding sequence GTGAGTAAGACCCGCGACGCCATCCTCAGACGGCTGCGTGACAACCGGCCGACGGACCAGCCGCTACCCTCGCCCTACCGCAAACCGCTTGGCTGGGATAGTGAACAGCGCATTGCATCGTTCACCGAGCGTATGCGCGCCGTGCGCGGCGACGTGTATAGGACCACACCTGCCGACTGGGCGAGAACGGCGGCGAAGCTGTGTGAAGAACGCGGCCTCAAGCAGGCCCTGGTGGGTCACGGACCGATCGCTGACCAGTTCGTTGCCGATGCCTCCGACAGTGTCGACATCCGTCGCTACGCCCAACCGGTCGAGGAATGGAAACCGACGTTGTTCCGTGCGGTCGATGTTGCCGTGACCGGCTGTCGCGCCGGCCTGGCCGAGAGCGGCTCCTTGGTGTTGTGGCCCGACCGCAATGAGCCGCGCCTGATGTCGCTGGTACCGCCGGTGCACATAGCGGTACTCGACGCCACCCGCCTGTACGAGAACTTCGCGGAGATGCTCGCGGTTGAACAGTGGGCTGCCGGCGGCATGCCGACCAATGCGCTATTGATCTCCGGCCCGTCGAAAACCGCAGACATCGAACAGACACTGGCCTACGGCATCCATGGCCCCAAGTCGCTGATCACCCTGATCGTTGAGTAG
- a CDS encoding LutB/LldF family L-lactate oxidation iron-sulfur protein — protein sequence MNQTEAFHERIDEALHNDQMRRNFRSALSGIQAKREQQFPDDAQLQALREQARAVRANALVKQPELLEQLEAKLTENGIRVHWAENPEQANQIIADILDAATAKTVVKGKSMVSEETGLNTYLEQRGIEVVESDLGEFIIQLAEEPPSHIVAPAIHKNRQEVAQLFHRFYPDLPYTEDINQLTETARQILRDKFAHADAGISGVNFAVAETGTLCLVENEGNGRLSTTAPRVHIAITGIEKVVEKLSDVPPLLEILTKSATGQPITTYFNMISRPRQAGELDGPQAVHLVLLDNGRTRIKVDEQLLDTLRCIRCGTCINYCPVYVQLGGHAYGTVYPGPIGIALEPQRLGIDQVGSLTSACTLCGACGQVCPVEIPLPKLINRLRAEAVNAGREASPLIGRGALRNKTEATSWKLWRLVYANAFVYRLFALAATRLRWLTPKKLGGWTRYRSAPKPAKRTLNELARQKGFRSE from the coding sequence ATGAATCAGACCGAGGCGTTCCACGAGCGCATCGACGAAGCGCTGCACAACGACCAGATGCGGCGCAACTTCCGCTCGGCGCTGTCGGGCATCCAGGCGAAACGCGAACAACAGTTTCCCGATGACGCCCAACTGCAGGCGTTGCGCGAGCAGGCACGCGCGGTGCGGGCCAATGCGCTGGTCAAGCAACCCGAGCTGCTCGAACAGCTCGAAGCCAAGCTGACTGAGAACGGCATCCGGGTGCATTGGGCGGAGAATCCGGAGCAGGCAAACCAGATCATTGCCGACATCCTCGACGCCGCCACCGCCAAAACGGTGGTGAAAGGCAAGTCCATGGTGTCTGAAGAGACCGGCCTGAACACCTATCTCGAACAGCGTGGCATCGAGGTGGTCGAATCAGACCTCGGCGAGTTCATCATCCAACTGGCCGAGGAACCGCCGTCGCACATCGTCGCGCCGGCGATCCACAAAAACCGCCAGGAAGTGGCACAGCTGTTTCACCGCTTCTACCCTGACCTGCCGTACACCGAAGACATCAACCAGCTGACCGAAACCGCGCGCCAGATACTGCGCGACAAGTTTGCCCACGCTGATGCCGGCATATCCGGCGTGAATTTCGCGGTGGCCGAGACCGGCACGCTGTGCCTGGTCGAAAACGAGGGTAACGGGCGGCTGAGCACGACCGCGCCGCGCGTGCATATCGCGATCACCGGCATCGAAAAGGTCGTCGAGAAACTCTCCGATGTGCCGCCGCTGCTCGAGATCCTCACCAAATCGGCTACCGGCCAGCCGATCACCACCTACTTCAATATGATCAGCCGGCCACGCCAGGCCGGCGAACTGGACGGGCCGCAGGCAGTGCACCTGGTGTTGCTCGACAATGGCCGCACCCGCATCAAGGTCGACGAGCAACTGTTGGATACGCTGCGCTGCATCCGCTGCGGCACCTGTATCAATTATTGCCCGGTGTATGTACAGCTGGGCGGCCACGCCTACGGCACCGTCTATCCCGGCCCGATCGGGATCGCGCTCGAACCGCAGCGGCTCGGCATCGACCAGGTCGGCAGCCTGACCTCCGCATGCACCTTGTGCGGTGCCTGCGGCCAGGTCTGTCCGGTCGAGATACCGCTGCCGAAACTGATCAACCGCCTGCGCGCCGAGGCAGTCAATGCGGGGCGCGAGGCCAGCCCCTTGATCGGTCGAGGCGCACTGCGCAACAAGACAGAGGCAACCAGCTGGAAACTGTGGCGTTTGGTATACGCCAATGCCTTTGTGTACCGCTTGTTCGCGCTCGCCGCGACGCGCCTACGCTGGTTGACGCCGAAGAAACTGGGCGGTTGGACCCGCTACCGTAGCGCACCCAAACCGGCAAAGCGCACGCTGAACGAACTCGCCCGGCAAAAGGGGTTTCGCAGTGAGTAA
- a CDS encoding (Fe-S)-binding protein, protein MSSNNENPPEAAPQRIYFFATCLIDLLYPNAGLAGMQLLRRAGVDVVLPEAQTCCGQPAFNSGYRQEALSVARAQLRCFPNDYPVVVPSGSCAGMIKHHWPELFAGERDEQQALRIARNTYELTEYLVDIVGIELTDLGRPTKVAIHTSCSARREMGVADRIERLVGQLSAVDVVEQERKAECCGFGGTFAVKQADVSGAMVKDKTAALKATGADIVVSQDVGCLMNIGGALDHQGDDTKAQHIAEFLWDRTS, encoded by the coding sequence ATGAGTTCGAATAACGAAAACCCGCCCGAGGCGGCACCGCAACGTATCTACTTCTTCGCCACCTGCCTGATCGATCTGTTGTATCCGAACGCCGGCCTGGCCGGCATGCAGTTGCTGCGCCGCGCCGGGGTCGACGTGGTCCTGCCCGAGGCCCAGACCTGTTGCGGACAACCGGCGTTCAACAGTGGCTACCGCCAGGAGGCCCTGTCGGTTGCCCGCGCGCAGCTTCGCTGTTTCCCCAACGATTACCCGGTCGTGGTCCCTTCCGGCTCGTGTGCCGGCATGATCAAACATCACTGGCCGGAGCTGTTCGCCGGGGAACGCGACGAGCAGCAGGCGTTGCGCATCGCGCGCAACACCTACGAACTCACCGAATACCTGGTCGATATCGTCGGCATCGAGCTGACCGACCTGGGCCGGCCGACCAAGGTAGCCATCCACACCTCCTGCTCGGCGCGCCGCGAGATGGGTGTCGCCGATCGTATCGAGCGTTTGGTCGGACAACTCAGCGCAGTCGACGTGGTGGAGCAGGAACGTAAGGCGGAATGCTGCGGTTTCGGCGGCACCTTTGCGGTCAAGCAGGCCGACGTGTCCGGCGCGATGGTCAAAGACAAAACGGCCGCCTTGAAAGCCACCGGCGCCGATATCGTCGTAAGTCAGGACGTCGGCTGCCTGATGAACATCGGCGGCGCCCTCGATCACCAGGGCGACGACACCAAAGCGCAACACATCGCCGAGTTTCTCTGGGACCGCACCTCATGA
- a CDS encoding DMT family transporter, whose amino-acid sequence MSVPAAYAGLILIWATTPLGIKWSGEGVGFLFGVAGRMVISLVICLLLVALFSRRMRWHRAAFMTYLVAGLGMWAAMTGVYWGAQQIPSGLVSVLFGLTPVVTGWMAAVWLHEPVFTPFRVLGMLLGLTGLVVIFGQAPAFGQSALWGMLAILGSVAAHSLSMVLVKRLGERTPPLETTTGALIVAVPLYLLTWWAGDGQWPDDVSQRTLSSILYLAVFGSVLSFTLYFYVLRHSLASRVALVTLVTPVIALVIGQWLNGEAVTAREWMGALVIMAGLASYQWGDGWRRGRSAATN is encoded by the coding sequence GTGTCTGTCCCGGCAGCTTATGCAGGATTGATCCTGATCTGGGCAACGACCCCGTTGGGAATCAAGTGGAGCGGTGAAGGTGTGGGCTTTCTGTTCGGTGTGGCCGGGCGGATGGTGATCAGTCTGGTCATCTGTCTGCTGTTGGTCGCGCTGTTCAGCCGCCGTATGCGTTGGCACCGTGCCGCGTTCATGACCTACCTGGTCGCCGGGCTGGGGATGTGGGCGGCGATGACGGGCGTCTACTGGGGGGCGCAGCAGATCCCTTCCGGCCTGGTCTCCGTTTTGTTCGGGCTGACCCCGGTCGTCACCGGCTGGATGGCGGCCGTGTGGTTGCACGAACCGGTGTTCACGCCGTTTCGCGTGTTGGGAATGCTGCTTGGCTTGACCGGCCTGGTGGTGATCTTTGGTCAGGCACCGGCGTTCGGCCAGTCGGCCTTGTGGGGCATGCTCGCGATCCTGGGTTCGGTCGCCGCGCACTCGCTGAGCATGGTGCTGGTCAAGCGGCTCGGCGAGCGTACGCCGCCGCTAGAGACGACCACCGGTGCGTTGATCGTTGCGGTGCCGCTCTACCTGCTCACCTGGTGGGCCGGCGACGGCCAGTGGCCGGACGATGTCTCGCAACGCACGCTGAGCTCGATCCTCTACTTGGCGGTGTTCGGTTCGGTGCTCAGTTTCACCCTGTACTTCTACGTACTGCGCCATAGCCTCGCCAGCCGCGTGGCCTTGGTCACGCTGGTCACCCCGGTTATTGCGCTGGTGATCGGCCAATGGCTGAACGGTGAAGCGGTGACTGCGCGTGAATGGATGGGCGCCTTGGTGATCATGGCCGGCCTTGCCAGCTATCAGTGGGGAGATGGATGGCGTCGAGGCAGGTCGGCCGCGACCAATTGA